Proteins from one Bombus affinis isolate iyBomAffi1 chromosome 1, iyBomAffi1.2, whole genome shotgun sequence genomic window:
- the LOC126914759 gene encoding esterase FE4-like, whose amino-acid sequence MSKPLVTVKEGKLEGAVLKSALGLSYIAFRGIPFAAPPIGNLRFKDPRPPAPWTGIKDTSKDAKYMCPQLEENPPFDVIGNEDCLYLNVYTNSLDQSKPVMFWIHGGAFMLGNSSFHESRPDYLLAKDVVVVSANYRLGAFGFLNLGHRIAPGNLGLKDLIIALEWVKENIANFGGDSNNVTIFGVSAGGALVHSLLVSPRAKGLFHKAILQSGTLTCPWANAEIENGSESSFKLASLLGKDSNDPVEVFKFLRAVSTEDIVKAQIRLLSSEREKANILPFRPNSDEVAENPVLPEPIEQLITKEADVPVIISYTAHEYLMIIKDKSEKIISAFNQHLYGHVKNLGSLKKLGDAEIKKLFVLVKNQYFGGKPIGVENLTEFSELLSLINFGIPAILLLEDRVKRTTTPSYLCVFSYVGNEKTPTDLLVTRQISGASHTDDVTYLLYLPKCKTENPDPPAIGTKDRITLERMTRMWANFARTGNPTSVKDEFVNVTWKPATRDDLCYLKIDDELQLLPISPHLLSSK is encoded by the exons ATGAGCAAACCGTTAGTAACTGTGAAGGAAGGGAAATTGGAAGGCGCAGTATTGAAAAGTGCCCTAGGATTATCGTATATCGCTTTCAGAGGGATACCTTTCGCCGCTCCTCCTATCGGAAATCTTAGATTTAAG GATCCTCGACCACCTGCACCATGGACTGGTATCAAGGATACGTCCAAAGACGCGAAATACATGTGCCCACAGTTGGAAGAAAATCCGCCTTTCGATGTTATTGGCAACGAAGATTGCCTTTATTTGAATGTTTACACGAATTCTCTCGATCAATCGAAGCCAGTTATGTTCTGGATTCATGGAGGGGCATTTATGCTAGGAAATTCAAGTTTTCACGAATCGAGACCTGATTATTTACTCGCCAAAGATGTCGTAGTTGTCTCAGCTAACTACAGGCTTGGCGCATTCG gATTTTTAAATTTGGGTCACCGAATCGCGCCAGGAAATCTGGGTTTGAAAGATTTGATCATAGCTTTAGAGTGGGTCAAGGAAAATATTGCCAACTTTGGCGGAGATTCCAATAATGTTACGATTTTTGGAGTTAGTGCTGGAGGTGCTCTAGTACATTCCTTACTCGTATCGCCTCGGGCGAAAG GACTGTTTCACAAAGCGATTTTGCAGAGTGGTACATTGACGTGCCCCTGGGCAAATGCTGAGATTGAAAATGGTTCTGAAAGCAGCTTTAAACTTGCCTCGCTTCTTGGCAAAGATTCTAATGATCCTGTCGAAGtttttaaatttctacgagcagTGTCCACCGAGGACATCGTAAAAGCCCAAATTAGACTTTTATCTTCGGAG AGAGAGAAGGCCAATATCCTACCTTTTAGACCCAACAGTGACGAAGTGGCGGAGAATCCTGTTTTACCAGAACCGATCGAACAGTTAATTACGAAAGAAGCAGATGTGCCTGTGATAATCAGTTACACGGCACACGAATATTTGATGATCATAAAAG ATAAGAGCGAAAAAATAATAAGTGCTTTCAACCAGCATCTCTATGGTCATGTGAAAAATTTGGGATCATTGAAAAAATTAGGGGATgccgaaataaaaaaattgttcgtgttGGTAAAAAATCAATATTTCGGTGGAAAACCGATCGGCGTGGAAAACTTAACCGAATTTTCAGAATTACTCAGTCTTATTAATTTCGGCATTCCCGCGATATTGTTGCTAGAGGATCGGGTGAAAAGAACAACCACGCCTAGTTATCTTTGTGTATTTTCATACGTTGGCAATGAGAAAACCCCGACGGATCTCCTAGTAACACGACAGATTTCTG GAGCGTCTCATACCGACGATGTCACGTATTTACTATACTTACCCAAATGTAAAACTGAAAATCCTGATCCACCAGCGATTGGTACGAAGGACAGGATTACGTTAGAAAGAATGACTAGAATGTGGGCCAATTTTGCTAGAACTGG GAATCCTACTTCAGTGAAGGACGAGTTTGTCAACGTCACTTGGAAGCCTGCAACGAGGGACGATCTGTGTTATTTGAAAATTGACGACGAGTTACAGTTGCTGCCTATTTCACCACATCTTTTATCCTCTAAGTAG